CGGGAACGGTCCCCCAGAGGTTCTTGACCCCGAGCGCGGACCATTCGTCGGAGAATTCACCCATCGGAGAGGCCGGGGTGATGGGGTAGATGACGATGACCTCGTTGGTCATGTGGGCGACGTAGGCGGCGGCTTCGTTGCCGTCGAGGGTTACCATCTGCTTCTGGGACATTTGTCAGTTCCGGATTTCGTGGAAAGGAATCGAGCCTAAAGGACGGATAACCGAGGCCTTCTGCGTAGTTTCGGATACTAACCCGCTACTATAGCCGCAAAGGCCAATCTTTGACTGCCCTTACCTGGGGCGGCACCTCAGTGACACGACAACGATGGACAAATTGTAGGCTAGCTAAAAAAATAAACTATAAAACAAAGCGCTATATCGAAGTAACGAGTCCGTGACGGGCCGCGCGAAGCGCTTTCGACGGCATCATCGGTCATTATATTAAAAATAACACGCTGATTTGAAAAGCTATTATTTTATTAAATCCTTATGCTTCATCTTTGGGCGCGGCGTGCCGGCGATCCACGTCATTGTCCGTGTTTGGTGCGGTGCCGGCGCTATTCGGGGGACCTTGAATTTTTCAAGGTGCCCTTCGATCAGTGAGCGAACTGGGGTGCCGGGGGCGCTGGCTCGTGCAATCTCAGGCCTTCGAAGTGCTCTACCACCTGGCCGATGTCGTCGAGCAGCATCCCGGCCATGTCCGAGCTGAAGCCCTCCCGTACGACGATGCGCAGCACGGCGACTTGCTCGGCGTGCTCGGGCATCGTGTAGGCAGGCACCTGCCAGCCGTGCTGGCGCAGCCGCTCGGAGACGTCGAAGACGCTGTAGCGGGTGATCTCGGGCTTGAGCTTGAAGGCGAAGACCGGGATGGCGCTGCCATCGCTGATCAGCTCGAACGGCCCGAGCTCGGCGATGCCGCGCGCCAGCGCCATGGCCGTGTCGCGCAGCGTCTCCATGATATCGGTATAGCCGGCGCGCCCGAGGCGCAGGAAATTGTAGTACTGGCCGACGACCTGGTTGCCTGGGCGCGAGAAGTTCAGCGTGAAGGTCGGCATGTCGCCGCCGAGGTAGTTGACGTGGAAGATCAACTCCTCGGGTAGGTCCTCGTGGCTGCGCCAGACGACCCAGCCGACGCCCGGGTAGACGAGGCCGTACTTGTGGCCCGAGACGTTGATCGATTTGACCAGTGGCAGACGGAAGTCCCAGGTGAGCTCGGGGTGCAGGAAGGGGGCGACGAAGCCGCCGCTGGCCGCATCGATGTGCAGTGGGATCTCCCAGCCGCTCTCGGCGTTCTGGCGCACCAGGGCCTCGTGGATCGCCTCGATCGGCTCGAACTCGCCGGTGAAAGTGGTGCCGAGGATCGCGACGACGCCGATGGTGTTTTCGTCGGTGCGCGCCAGGACCTCGTCGGGGGTGATCACGTAACGCCCTTCCTCCATCGGGATGTATTTGGGCTCGACCTCCCAGTAGCGGCAGAACTTCTCCCAGACGACCTGGACGTTGGCGCCGAGGATCAGGTTGGGCCGCTCGGTCGGGCGACCCTGCGCCCGCCGCCGCGCCCGCCAGCGCCATTTGAGGGCCATGCCGGCCAGCATCACCGCCTCGCTGGAGCCGATGGCGGAGGCCCCGACGCCTTCGTCGGGGGCGTGGAACAGGTTGGAGACGATGTTGACGCAGCGTGCCTCGATGGCCGCCGTCTGCGGGTACTCATCCTTGTCGATGAGGTTCTTGTCGAAGGCCTCGGCCATCAGCTTGGTGGCTTGCGGCTCCATCCAGGTGGTGACGAAGGTGGCCATGTTGAGCCGCGCGTTGCCGTCGAGCATCAGTTCGTCATGGACGATGTCGTAGGCGGAATCGGGGGCCATCTCGTGGTCGGCAAGGCGGTATTTGGGCACCGGTTGAGTCATGCTGCGTCGCCCGTAGGCGGGCGTGAGCAGGGCGTCGATCTCTTCCGGACTGATCGCCTCGATCTTCTTCGTCAGCATTTCGATCTCCTCCGCTTTGCTGGATAGGCACACGCCCCGCCGGTCGCAGTGGGGGTTGGCGGGTGACTCCACAGGTTCGAGAATGTCGCAATCGCGGTTGCAGGGCAAACGAGCGAGCATCCTGATGACTAACCGACCATGGACGAAGCCTGGTGCGCGGCCCGCGGATGGGTATTGCGACCGCGCGCCGGCGGGCTTCGCCGTCATGAGCGTTGCACCGGGTGGCAACACCGCCGGGGGGGCTTCCAGCGTTGCCCAGCGGCTGGCGAACCGCGCCATCTGTCGGCGCTGGTTCCATCCCGGTCCCGGTCGTTCTTGCGGGGCATCGGCGGGCCTATGAGTGCCTGCCTGCTGGACCCGGCAGCGCGGTTGCGGCCGATGGTCGGCGAGGATCTGCCGGCGGTCATGCGGGTCGAGCGCGCCGCCTATCCGTTTCCGTGGACCGAAGGGATCTTCCGCGACTGTCTCAAGGTCGGCTACTGTTGCTGGGTTGCCGAGCGGCGCGAGGAGCTGATCGGCCACGGCGTGATGTCGGCGGCGGTTGGGGAGTGCCACATCCTCAACGTCTGCGTCCATCCGGACTGGCAGGGCCATCAGCTCGGTCGAATGCTGTTGCGCAAGCTGCTCGTTCTCGGGCGGCGCCACCAGGCCGATACGGCCTTTCTAGAGGTGCGCCCGTCGAATGACGCGGCGATCCGCCTCTATGTCGCCGAGGGCTTCTGCGAGGTCGGGCGACGGCGCGCCTACTATCCGGCGGCCAAAGGCAAAGAGGATGCGATCATCATGGCCAAGCCGCTCCTCAGCGATTAGGGAAGCGCTGAAATGTTCTGCGCTTCCCGTGCGGGGCAGGAGCTCCGTCATCTTCAATCGCGATAAGCGACTGAAGGTGAAGGAAGTCGGAAACCGCGTTTCGAGTTGCACGGTGATTTTTGGCCAGGACGGCCAATAGATCAGCATCCCTTATTAGATCAATCAGACCGGTGGTCTATTGAAGTATCAGCTTGGTGCCGAACGGGGCCTCGGCGCCCGCACAGGCGGCCGGCACGGCCCAGAGGACCGGCCAGGCCGGGCGGAATCCGGCCGGCCCCGCGAGGTCGGTGAGTACGACGCCCAGGTCCGGGCGATAGGCGTCGGCCTCCTGGAGCAACGGTGAGAAGTCGGTACCGCCGCCGCCCTGGAAGGTGATCTCGCGCAGGTTCGAACGTCCTGGCTCGAAGATCTCGACCCGCGAGACCTGGCGGTCGCCGATGACGACGACGATGCGTGTCTCCAAGCGGCGGGTGATGGCCTCGATCTCACCGGCGAACCGCGCGAGCAGCCCGGCCTCGATCGAACCCGATACGTCGACGATCAGGGCGAGGCGCGGCACCGCCTTCGTCGCGGACTGACCCGGCTCCCAAGGCATCCGCTTGCCTCCCAGACGGCCGTGATTGGCGAGATACGAGCGCGCCGGCCGCGACCAGGACAACTCGCGGCGGCGCGATAGGCCGCGGGTCAGGCGGGTGCGCAGGACCTGCTCCCAGGGTGTGCGCAGCCGTGGCAGATCGGCAACCAGGGTGCGCAGCATCGAGTGCGCGCCGTCGTTGGCATGGGCGCGCACCAGGCGTTCGCGCCAGTCACGCGATCGTTCGGCCTCATCCTGCGGTCTGTCGCCGGCGTCGGCCGGGAGCAGGTCGCGGATCGAGGCGTGGCCGAGCAGCCGCGCCCGGGCCGCACGCGGTCCATCGATGCGTTCGGCGGGGTGGTCCTCCGTTCTCGGCTGGTCGGGGCCGTCGCCGCTCCCGTTCGTACCCCGTCGATTGGCCGTGCCGGCGAGCCGGGTCGGTTTCGCGAGGTGGCGGTCGTCGATGGCGCGATAGAGTCGCTCCAGGTCCCATTCGAGCAGCGAGCGCTCCAGCGGCTGATGGATGCCGAGCGAGTTGGCGAGGAGCTGATCGAGATGGATGGCCTTGTCCGGCAGCTCGACCCACGTCAGGTGGCTCAAGGTGCTGTTGACCAGGGCGTCGGCGCAGAGGTTGTAGAGGACCGGATCCAGGTCGTCGAGCAGGCCTGCTAGGACCTGCCCTCGCTGGGGGTGGCGCAGGGCGACGTGCAGGACCTCGTGGGCGATGAGACCGATCTGTGCGGGTAGCGACAGGGCTTCGAAGGCCGGCCCGTAGTAAATGGTCGTGCCGTCGGTGGCGATCGGCGGGGCGTCGCGATCGTTCGCGACGTCGCGGTGGCGTATCCAGAGGGCGAGGCCGCCGGTCGACGGGGCCACCTCGATCATCCGCCGGATCGCGCGCGAGCCGCGATGGGGCTCAGCGCTCATCGTCGCTTGCGCGCTGCTCGGCGTAGGCCCGATAGGTCGGACTGGCGAGGACGGCCGTCTCCAACTCCAGCTCGAGGGCCTTTTGCAGGAGCAGCTCCATCGCCAGCGTCTGGGCCTCGCGGACCGGCAGCGCGGTGCGGGCCGGGGCGTCGGGCAGCTGCCCGACGATCTCGATCGCGCGCTCGAGGGTGGCGGTGTCGGCGATCGCAGCGAGGAGGCCATAGATCAGACCATAGAGGCCATCGAGGCTCGTCGGCAGGCGGGCGGCGGTCTCCGGGCCGGGGTGGCAGGCGAGCAGCTCGACGACGTCGACGGCGGCCCGGATCTCGCGGAGTACGCCGAAGAATTCGGCGGCGTTCGCCGCCCCGATCCGGCCCTGAACGAAGGTCCGCTTGGCCGTCTCGGACAGCTCGGACTTGAGGACATTGGAGATGTCCTCCCAACCGCGCGGGCTTGCGCCGACGAGGTAGTCGTTGGCGAGCTGGGCCTGGGTGTCGTCGAGCTTGTCCGGGCGTGTCTTCAGGTAGGCCATCACCTCCGGGGCGAAGCTCATGGCGAGGGCGTGGGCGAGAAAGGCGTCGATGGCGGTCTGGACGTTGAAGTGGAACATGCGATCGGCGAGCGCCGTGCCCATGTCGTGGCTGATTGCCCCGTGGATGCTGGCGTTACCGGCGGCGATCACCTGCCAGCCTGCGGGCAGCCGGTAGTGGCCGACGCGGCGGTCGAGGATCAGCGAGTAGGCCGAGATCTGGAGCCGCTGGTCGGCGGCGGTGATCTCGTCGAGGAACAGGATGCCTTCCGGTTGTTCCGGCCCGGGGAGGAACTCGGGCGGGAACCAGACCGTCCGCGCCTGGTGCTCGTCGGCGAAGATGGCGCCGCGGATGTCGACCGGCTCGATCGTCGTCAGGCGCAGATCGATCAGGGGCACGGCGTAGTGGCCCGCGACCTGCTCGACGACCGACGATTTGCCGACGCCGCGCGGTCCCCAGAGCATGGATGCGCGTCGCCTCAGTACCGGATCGGCGTATTGCTCGATCAGGGCGGCCTTGACGGCCGCGATCGAGACGGCGGGGATGTTCATTGGGTCGCCTTGCATGATTTTGCGTTTCGCTCGGATGAGG
This portion of the Thioflavicoccus mobilis 8321 genome encodes:
- the rimI gene encoding ribosomal protein S18-alanine N-acetyltransferase encodes the protein MSACLLDPAARLRPMVGEDLPAVMRVERAAYPFPWTEGIFRDCLKVGYCCWVAERREELIGHGVMSAAVGECHILNVCVHPDWQGHQLGRMLLRKLLVLGRRHQADTAFLEVRPSNDAAIRLYVAEGFCEVGRRRAYYPAAKGKEDAIIMAKPLLSD
- a CDS encoding vWA domain-containing protein, with the translated sequence MSAEPHRGSRAIRRMIEVAPSTGGLALWIRHRDVANDRDAPPIATDGTTIYYGPAFEALSLPAQIGLIAHEVLHVALRHPQRGQVLAGLLDDLDPVLYNLCADALVNSTLSHLTWVELPDKAIHLDQLLANSLGIHQPLERSLLEWDLERLYRAIDDRHLAKPTRLAGTANRRGTNGSGDGPDQPRTEDHPAERIDGPRAARARLLGHASIRDLLPADAGDRPQDEAERSRDWRERLVRAHANDGAHSMLRTLVADLPRLRTPWEQVLRTRLTRGLSRRRELSWSRPARSYLANHGRLGGKRMPWEPGQSATKAVPRLALIVDVSGSIEAGLLARFAGEIEAITRRLETRIVVVIGDRQVSRVEIFEPGRSNLREITFQGGGGTDFSPLLQEADAYRPDLGVVLTDLAGPAGFRPAWPVLWAVPAACAGAEAPFGTKLILQ
- a CDS encoding AAA family ATPase codes for the protein MNIPAVSIAAVKAALIEQYADPVLRRRASMLWGPRGVGKSSVVEQVAGHYAVPLIDLRLTTIEPVDIRGAIFADEHQARTVWFPPEFLPGPEQPEGILFLDEITAADQRLQISAYSLILDRRVGHYRLPAGWQVIAAGNASIHGAISHDMGTALADRMFHFNVQTAIDAFLAHALAMSFAPEVMAYLKTRPDKLDDTQAQLANDYLVGASPRGWEDISNVLKSELSETAKRTFVQGRIGAANAAEFFGVLREIRAAVDVVELLACHPGPETAARLPTSLDGLYGLIYGLLAAIADTATLERAIEIVGQLPDAPARTALPVREAQTLAMELLLQKALELELETAVLASPTYRAYAEQRASDDER
- a CDS encoding glutamate decarboxylase, whose protein sequence is MLTKKIEAISPEEIDALLTPAYGRRSMTQPVPKYRLADHEMAPDSAYDIVHDELMLDGNARLNMATFVTTWMEPQATKLMAEAFDKNLIDKDEYPQTAAIEARCVNIVSNLFHAPDEGVGASAIGSSEAVMLAGMALKWRWRARRRAQGRPTERPNLILGANVQVVWEKFCRYWEVEPKYIPMEEGRYVITPDEVLARTDENTIGVVAILGTTFTGEFEPIEAIHEALVRQNAESGWEIPLHIDAASGGFVAPFLHPELTWDFRLPLVKSINVSGHKYGLVYPGVGWVVWRSHEDLPEELIFHVNYLGGDMPTFTLNFSRPGNQVVGQYYNFLRLGRAGYTDIMETLRDTAMALARGIAELGPFELISDGSAIPVFAFKLKPEITRYSVFDVSERLRQHGWQVPAYTMPEHAEQVAVLRIVVREGFSSDMAGMLLDDIGQVVEHFEGLRLHEPAPPAPQFAH